One bacterium DNA window includes the following coding sequences:
- a CDS encoding carbohydrate-binding family 9-like protein, with translation MFAESILKSILYYVFRTLVVMLIGFILASRPNTPAAQDVKAYTVNRAVGTITLDGKLDDAAWKNAPEAVFTETNTGKPVPLKSTVRVLWDDTNIYFGFYCEDPDAWATLDKFDDPLWGEEVVEVFIDPENKCHTYYELEVNPIGTAVDLFIINQGREHDGRFTGWKEWNCRNLKAAAYTEGDGRKEGTKDKYWTVELAIPFEQIWTADNRPPKDGDMWRINCYRIERGDSKNKDDDWYAAFNPTKRGSFHTPWEFGKFTFKK, from the coding sequence ATGTTTGCAGAATCGATTCTTAAAAGTATATTGTATTACGTTTTTCGTACTCTTGTTGTCATGCTTATCGGCTTTATTCTCGCCTCACGGCCCAATACGCCGGCTGCGCAGGATGTGAAAGCGTATACGGTCAACCGTGCGGTCGGAACGATCACCCTTGACGGCAAGCTCGACGATGCGGCATGGAAAAACGCTCCCGAGGCGGTGTTCACGGAAACCAACACGGGAAAACCGGTTCCTCTTAAAAGCACCGTGCGCGTTCTCTGGGACGATACAAACATCTATTTCGGCTTCTACTGCGAAGACCCCGACGCATGGGCGACCCTTGATAAATTCGATGATCCGCTCTGGGGAGAGGAAGTCGTCGAGGTCTTTATCGATCCGGAAAACAAGTGCCACACCTACTACGAACTCGAGGTGAATCCCATCGGCACGGCGGTCGACCTGTTCATCATCAATCAGGGCCGTGAGCATGACGGGCGCTTTACGGGCTGGAAAGAATGGAATTGCAGGAATCTCAAGGCTGCCGCCTATACCGAAGGTGATGGAAGAAAAGAAGGCACGAAGGATAAATACTGGACAGTGGAGCTTGCAATTCCGTTCGAACAGATATGGACCGCGGATAACCGTCCTCCGAAAGACGGCGATATGTGGCGCATCAACTGTTACCGCATCGAGCGCGGCGACTCGAAAAACAAGGACGACGACTGGTACGCCGCCTTCAATCCGACAAAGCGCGGAAGCTTTCATACACCATGGGAATTCGGGAAGTTCACATTCAAAAAATAG
- a CDS encoding carbohydrate-binding family 9-like protein encodes MHVPENTTATRIWFSTALAVTMLLGAMIMAAPTSVSVQDVKSYTINRASGAITIDGKLDDAAWKNAPEATLTETNTGKPVPLRSTVKLLWDDTYLYVGYYCEDPDAWATIEKFDGALWDEEVVEIFIDPGGKGITYYELEVSPINNAVDLFVLNQGKAFQGRISGWFDWSFKDLKRAVYVDGDGKKEGTKDKFWTVELAIPFDEMWLAETRPPQDGDMWRINCYRIERGDSKKKDDDWYAAFNPTKRPSFHTPWEFGKFTFKK; translated from the coding sequence ATGCACGTACCAGAAAACACAACAGCCACACGAATATGGTTTTCCACAGCTCTTGCGGTTACCATGCTTCTCGGCGCGATGATTATGGCGGCGCCGACGAGTGTATCGGTGCAGGATGTTAAATCGTACACCATCAACCGCGCTTCGGGAGCGATCACCATCGACGGGAAACTCGACGATGCGGCATGGAAAAATGCACCCGAGGCAACGCTTACCGAAACAAACACGGGCAAGCCGGTCCCGCTCAGGAGCACGGTTAAACTCCTGTGGGATGACACATATCTCTATGTGGGATATTACTGTGAGGACCCCGATGCATGGGCAACCATCGAGAAGTTCGACGGCGCTCTCTGGGACGAGGAAGTCGTCGAAATCTTTATCGATCCCGGCGGCAAAGGCATTACCTATTACGAGCTGGAAGTGAGCCCTATCAACAATGCGGTCGACCTGTTTGTTCTCAACCAGGGCAAAGCATTTCAGGGACGCATCTCCGGCTGGTTCGACTGGTCGTTCAAAGACCTTAAACGCGCCGTATATGTCGATGGCGACGGCAAAAAAGAGGGCACGAAGGATAAATTCTGGACGGTGGAGCTCGCCATCCCGTTCGATGAAATGTGGCTGGCCGAAACCCGTCCTCCGCAGGACGGCGATATGTGGCGCATCAACTGTTACCGCATCGAGCGCGGAGACTCGAAAAAGAAAGACGACGACTGGTACGCCGCTTTCAATCCGACAAAACGCCCCAGTTTCCATACACCATGGGAATTCGGTAAATTCACATTCAAAAAGTAG